In Actinomycetota bacterium, the DNA window ACTAGAGCCGACTTTCGTCTCTGCTCGACTTGTAGGTCTCGCAGTCAAGCCCGCTTATGCTCTTGCACTCTACGATCGATTGCCAACCGATCTGAGCGGACCTTACGCGCGCCTCCGTTACATTTTAGGAGGCGACCGCCCCAGTCAAACTACCCACCAGACACGGTCCCCGACCCTGATTCAAGGTATCGGGTTAGATCACCAATCTGCCGAGGGTGGTATTCCAAGGGTGGCTCCACCAGGGCTGGCGCCCCAGCTTCAAAGCCTCCCACCTATCCTCTACACGACAAACCAGTGACCAATGTCAAGCTGTAGTAAAGGTTCACGGGGTCTTTCCGTCCTACCGCGGGTAATTCGCATCTTCACGAATAATACAATTTCACCGAGTCTATGGTTGAGACAGCGCCCAAGTCGTTACGCCATTCGTGCAGGTCGGAACTTACCCGACAAGGAATTTCGCTACCTTAGGACCGTTATAGTTACGGCCGCCGTTTACTGGGGCTTAGATTCAGAGCTTCGCCCGAAGGCTAACCCCTCCTCGTAACCTTCCAGCACCGGGCAGGCGTCAGACCCTATACGTCGTCTTACGACTTAGCAGAGTCCTGTGTTTTTAGTAAACAGTCGCTTGGGCCGTTTCACTGCGACCTCAGCCAGCTCACACCGCTTGGATATTCACCAGCCGAGGCGCTCCTTCTCCCGAAGTTACGGAGCCATTATGCCGAGTTCCTTAACCATAGTTCTCTCGATCGCCTTGGTATTCTCTACCTGCCTACCTGTGTCGGTTTTGGTACGGGCACCGATAGAACTCCCTAGAGGTTTTTCTTGAAAGCATGGGATCACTGACTTCATCTCATTCGACTCGTCATCAGTTCTCAGGCTTCGTGTGAGACGGATTTGCCTATCTCACGCCCTACGACCTTGAACCGGGACAACCAACGCCCGGCCCAGCTACCCTTCTCCGTCACCCCATCGGTAATAACGCGCTACCAGTGGTACAGGAATGTCTACCTGTTGTGCATCGACTACGCCTTTCGGCCTCGCCTTAGCTCCCGACTGACCCTGGGACGATTAGCGTTGCCCAGGAACCCTTAGGCTTACGGCGGAAACGTTTCTCACGTTTCTCTCGTTACTCATGCCAGCATTCGCTCTTCCATTCAGTCCACCGACGGTCACCCGCCGACTTCGACCCGAATGGAATGCTCCCCTACCACTCCACAATTGTGAAGTCCGCCGCTTCGGTACCATGCTTGAGCCCCGTGAATTGTCGGCGCATGTCCACTTGACCAGTGAGCTATTACGCACTCTTTAAATGAATGGCTGCTTCTAAGCCAACATCCTGGTTGTCTGAGCAAACGCACATCCTTTGCCACTTAGCATGGATTTAGGGACCTTAGCGGGCGGTCTGGGCTGTTTCCCTTTCGACTACACAGCTTAGCCCACATAGTCTGACTCCCGGACTCTAAAGTATTGGCATTCGGAGTTTGGTTGACTTCGGTAAGCGGTGAAGCCCCCTAGGCCATCCAGTGCTCTACCACCAATACTAAACATCCGAGGCTAGCCCTAAAGCTATTTCGGGGAGAACGAGATATCTCCAGGTTTGATTAGCCTTTCACTCCGATCCACAGGTCATCCCCTCCGTTTTCAACCGAAGTGGGTTCGGCCCTCCACGAGGTCTTACCCTCGCTTCAGCCTGCCCATGGATAGATCACCTGGCTTCGCGTCTACGACGTGTGACTAAAATCGCCCGTTTAAAGACTCGCTTTCGCTTCGGCTCGCTTTTAGCTTAACCTTGCCACACACCGTAACTCGCTGGCTCATTCTACAAAAGGCACGCCGTCACCCTGCCGTCTCCGAAGAAACGGCCTTCCAGGCTCCGACTGCTTGTAAGCACACGGTTTCAGGTACTATTTCACTCCCCTCTCGGGGTACTTTTCACCTTTCCCTCACGGTACTGGTTCACTATCGGTCGCTAGAGAGTATTTAGCCTTGGAGGGTGGTCCCCCCAGATTCCTACCGGATTTCACGTGTCCGGCAGTACTCGGGTGGTCGTCTCGAAGTCACTGAGATTTTGTGTACGGGGCTTTTACCCTCTATGGCCGACTGTTCCAAGTCGTTCTACTATCACAGCGATTTGTAACTTCGTGCCAGGTTTGAGGCCCTGACCCGACGACTCCCACAACACCACATGTAGCAACGCCCTCAAGCTTACACATACATGGGTTTGGGCTCTTTCCCGTTCGCTCGCCACTACTAGGGAAATCTCGGTTGATTTCTGTTCCTCGGGGTACTTAGATGTTTCAGTTCCCCCGGTTGTCTCCTCCGGCCTATGTGTTCAGCGGGAGGTAACTGGGCATGACCCCAGCTGGGTTTCCCCATTCGGAGATCCTCGGATTATCGGTTGTGTGCACCTACCCGAGGCTTATCGCAGCTTGCCACGTCCTTCATCGACTTCTAGCGCCAAGGCATCCACCGTGTGCTCTTAATATCTTGATCTTATACCATTTGCGATCATTATCTATGCGCTATGCAGCTTTCAAGGTGCGCGCGCCCTGACGAGCACGCCAAAACAGGGGACTGACCCCTGAAGACCGGATACTGAGATTGTAGTGCTCGAACACCAAGCCAGATCAACGTTTTCGGCTCCAGGGCAAGGAGTGAACTCACTTGCCCAGTCAGAGATTCGAGTCCTCTGACCGTGCCATAAATGGCTCCCTAGAAAGGAGGTGATCCAGCCGCACCTTCCGGTACGGCTACCTTGTTACGACTTCACCCCCCTTACCCTCTACACCTTCGGCGCCTCCCTCCCTTACGGGTTGGGCCAGCGACTTCGGGTGCGGACGACTCGGGTGGTGTGACGGGCGGTGTGTACAAGGCCCGGGAACGTATTCACCGCGGCATGCTGATCCGCGATTACTAGCAACTCCGACTTCACGAAGGCGAGTTGCAGCCTTCGATCCGAACTGGGGCCGGTTTTGTGGGATTCGCTCCACCTCACGGTATCGCAGCCCATTGTACCGGCCATTGTAGCACGTGTGCAGCCCAGGGCATAAGGGGCATGATGACTTGACGTCATCCCCACCTTCCTCCGGCTTGACGCCGGCAGTCTCGCATGAGTCCCCAACTAAATGCTGGCAACATACGACAGGGGTTGCGCTCGTTGCGGGACTTAACCCAACATCTCACGACACGAGCTGACGACAGCCATGCACCACCTGTGCAGGGCCCTTTCGGACACGACGTTTCCGCCGCTTTTCCCTGCATTTCAAGCCCTGGTAAGGTTCTTCGCGTTGCGTCGAATTAAGCCACATGCTCCGCTGCTTGTGCGGGCCCCCGTCAATTCCTTTGAGTTTTAGCCTTGCGGCCGTACTCCCCAGGCGGGGCACTTAATGCGTTAGCTACGGCACGGAGGGAGTTGATGACCCCCCACACCTAGTGCCCATCGTTTACGGCTAGGACTACCAGGGTATCTAATCCTGTTTGCTCCCCTAGCTTTCGCGCCTCAGCGTCAGTCGTGGCCCAGAGTGCCGCCTTCGCCACTGGTGTTCCTCCCAATATCTGCGCATTCCACCGCTACACTGGGAATTCCACACTCCTCTACCAAACTCAAGCCTGCCAGTTTCAGATGCAGTCCGCGGGTTGAGCCCCCGGATTTCACATCTGACTTAACAAGCCGCCTACGCGCTCTTTACGCCCAATAATTCCGGATAACGCTTGCCCCCTACGTATTACCGCGGCTGCTGGCACGTAGTTAGCCGGGGCTTCTTCTGCAGGTACAGTCATCTTCTTCCCTGCTGAAAGCGGTTTACAACCCTAAGGCCTTCATCCCGCACGCGGCGTTGCTGCGTCAGGCTTTCGCCCATTGCGCAAAATTCCCCACTGCTGCCTCCCGTAGGAGTCTGGGCCGTGTCTCAGTCCCAGTGTGGCCGATCAGCCTCTCAGCTCGGCTACCCATCGTTGCCTTGGTAGGCCGTTACCCCACCAACAAGCTAATGGGCCGCGGGACCATCCCTTTCCACATAAAGCTTTCCCAGGTCGATCATGCGATCATCCCGGAGTATTCGGTATTAGCACCAGTTTCCCAGAGTTATCCCGAAGAAAGGGGCAGGTTTCCCACGTGTTACTCACCCGTTCGCCACTCTATACACTCACCGAAGTGAGCTTTAATCGTTCGACTTGCATGTGTTAAGCACGCCGCCAGCGTTCATCCTGAGCCAGGATCAAACTCTCCGTTGAAAGTTTCACAGGACGAGTCCTGCGATTCACGAAGGTAGACCCGGTTCGTATCCGGATCGATCCGTCGACTTCGCACGGGGGTGCGAGCCGATCGAATCTATTTTGTGTCAATCGGTTTGGTCCTTTGTCAGACCCTCTCGATCGACGATTCATAAGATTCGCTTACGCAAACCTTCTGGCTTGTCACAGTATCCGGTTTTCAAGGTTCAGTGCTCGCAAGAAACACCCATTTTGCTGGGTTTTCCCTGCTTTCGTTCCGCCGAAGCGTTTTCGGCGACAAGTGAACACTTTACGCATTCACTTTGGTGCTGTCAACACCGAACTTTGAGGAATTTTTGACTTCTTGGTAGAGTCGTTCCGGAATGAAAAACGCCTTCCGGATGCTTCCGAAAGGCGTCGTCGAGGCGACAAGCTGTCCTATCATGGTCAGCTTACCTCGATAACACCCCTAGGTCGCGATCTATCAAAGTCATTCCTGATCCTCGCCGTTGGTTCGAGCCTTAGTATCATACCATTTTGCGTTGCGAATATACAATCGTTAGTGGAAAATTTTCCTAACCTGAATTGACAACGTAAGTGCAAATGCTCGCACTTGATCTGGCAGGCGTTCGGAAGCCCGTTTGGCCAACACAGTAGCAGTAGGTAGGTTCCCGATCCCAATATTTTGTGTACGTAGTGATCCTCCTCCGGAAGCGCCAAAAGCATCGGCTCCCACTCGATGTCTCAAGCTGAACACACGCCAGGGTTCATCTGGGCACAAAAAAGGCAGCCTCATGTACTCTGCCGCAATTCATCCTTAAGGGTAAAGGCAAATGCAGCTACCAGGACTGACGCGAATACCCCGAGGACGGTTAGCCCGATCGGAAGGGAGTTTAGAGGAAAGCCGACCCTTTCGCCCAGCGCAGCAACGGCAACTAGGACAACAATGCACGCTACCCAGGCCAGCATATCAAGTGAATTTGTGAAGTAGGATCTTGAAAGTGCCACGGAGCCGAATGCATGCCCGACTACAGCACAGATACTCGAAAAGACAATTAGAGTGAAGATCAGGGCCGAGAACTGGTTCAGTATGAGCAGCGCAACCGTACCCAACACGACACTATATCCAACTGGATAGATGAGCCCGAAAGCGAACTTCATTACTTTAATCTTGGTGGGGGGTAAGCCCAGCAGGAATTCATGAGATTCTGCAGCGGGAGTTGTGATTGAGCTGCATTGTGCAGACAGGACCCCAGCCATAGTGGCCAATAGAACAATAACCTGCGTTGTTAGCAACTCTCGAGTGTGTTGCTCGGACACCGAAGTTATGACAGTCATCACCATCACGAACAGCGTAAATCCAAACATGTAATCCCTGGTACGGGGAGCCCGCAAGAATCTGAGGAGAAACACGATGTACGGAAAATCCATCAGCAAGCGTGATAGGGATCTACCAGTGCCCCCGAAGCCTTCATTGACGCGCGGCGCCAAGACATGGGGCAGTAAGAATATGGACAGAGCAGTCGTCAGCATGGTCGCGGCGACAGATATCAGAGTCAACCGTGGGGTGTACACAGCGTGCTCAACGATCACGGGCCATTGATAGAGCAGCAAGACATACTCTGCAATGACGTTTCCATAGCTACCATGCGGTCCTGACGCGGCTATCAGCTTTTCATTGACTACATGAACTAGCAGCGCGACATAACCGAATGCCGATATCGTGTTGATCGCAGATCCCAGACTGTTGTAGCGAGCGGCTATTTTCGCGCTTAGACCATAGGTCAACTGTGCGTGCAGAATAACTACCATCGCAATCATGATCAGTACCAATAGAGCATCCAGATAAGAAAGTGACAACAGCGCCGCAGATGCTGTGACGTAGCCGGGCGTGATTGTCAGGATCAACAACGCGAGAACCAACATTACCGGTGAGCTCAGGCAGAATCCCAATATCCTCGAGGAAATCGGCAATCTCGTCAGATAACGCAACCGCCCCTCGGATGGGGCTATGGTGGGAAGCAGCCACGCCGTAGTGAAGTAAACGGTTATGGCAAAGGGAGCGTAAAGGGGCAGAAGGCGATGGCCCTCTGGAAGCATCGAGAGCATGCCAAGTGTCCGTTCAAGGGATCCTTTCGCGATGAATCCCAGAATAAACGCCCCTAAAAGCACTACTGGGATGACAATGCCAACGGAGGGTAAACGAAAAGGAAGCTTCCGAATAATCGAGTCGAGAACGGCCCTCACTAAACGTAGGACGACGAGGAGCTTGCCTTTATCGAAGTAATTCAAGTAGATAGTCCTCGCCCCCCTTTCGGATGACGTCTTCTGTGTCACTCTTCAGCGTCACCCTACCGAGGCTGATAGCAATGATTTGCTGTGAGTGCTTCATGGCCCAGGAGAGATCGTGAGTGGACACGATCACAAGCTTACCTTCGGCGGCGAGATCGAGGAGAAGCCTGTGGGTTTGTGCCATTCCGATTGGATCGAGTCCATTTCGCGGCTCATCCAATAGTACGATTTCGGGCATCGTGGCGAGTGCCGCAATTAGCTGTGTCTTCTTGCGCATCCCTAAGCTGAAGTAGGCAATAGGCTTGCTGGGCGGTGCTTGGAAATGAAGAATCTCTGCGAGCTCATGCGCGCGAGCGAGCATCTTCCTCTTTGCCTCAGGTCTTGCTTCCCTCGGATAGCACAACACATGAGCACCGATGGAAAGTTGCCAAAGTTCTTCTGCTGTACACTCAGCTAGTAGTTCTTCCGGATCATCAGGCAAGAAGCCGACTGTTGCTCTCCACTCCATCTGTGAAGGAAGTACTGGCCTGTCGTTAAGTACGATACGCCCTTCCCTCATCGGTATCTGTCCCAACAAAACACGAGCCAGAGTCGTCTTGCCAGCACCGTTCGCGCCTACCACGGCTGTGATCTTGCCAAAGGGAAGGACAATATCGATGGGACCTAAGACAAAACTTCCCCGCGTGGCAGTCACTCCATCCAACACCAGGTGTCTTCCGTCAGGTTGCCCCATGTCTCCCTGTCCTCGTTCAGCCGCGCTTCGGCCTAGCAAATCGGCGGCGTCCGACCTGGATGACTCGGCCATCGACTTCACCGGGCGGGTAATCGTAAGACCCGGAGCCGAGGGCACCCCCGTCCACTTTCACGCCCCCCTGATCGATCATGCGTCGACCTTCGGCGTTAGAAGCGACGAGTCCCAGCTCCTTGAGTAGCGCCGGAAGATGCACGACTTCGCCTAGCTCGACGACGACCTCGGGCACGTCTTCGGGTATCGAGTGGTCCTTGAAGACCCGGTCGAATGCGGCCTCGGCCTCAGTTCCTGACGAGCCACCGTGGTAGATTTCGACGATGTCGCGGGCGAGCCTGCGTTTGACCTGTCCGGGATGCAACTCACCGGCGCCCAGGCCCTCCTCGATTGCGTCGATCTCCTCGGCGGGTATGGAAGAGCAAAGGCGATAGTACTTGACCATGAGCTCATCGGGGATGGACATGATCTTGCCGAACATGTCGGCAGGTTCATCGGTGAGGCCGACGTAATTGCCGTAGGACTTGCTCATCTTCTGGACGCCATCGGTTCCCTCAAGTAGCGGCAGTGTCATGCAGACTTGTGGCCGCATCCCGTGACGCTCCATGAGTTCGCGCCCTGCCAGCAGGTTGAAGAGCTGGTCGGTGCCGCCGATCTCAACGTCCGCTTTCACCACCACCGAGTCATAAGCCTGCGCCAGCGGGTAGAGCAGCTCGTGCAGGGAGATTCCGACGCCCTCTCGATACCGCTTCTGGAAGTCGTCGCGCTCGAGGATGCGGGCGACGGTGAACATGCTGCTAAGACGCAGCAGGTCTCCGAAATCGAGGCATGCGAGCCACTCGGAATTTCGGCGGACCTCTGTGAGTTCGGGATCGAGGACCTTGAAGACCTGAGCGAGGTAGGTCTTCGCGTGGGCATCGACCTCCTCCTTGCTCAGCGGTGGACGGAGGGTGCTACGCCCGGACGGATCGCCGATGAGTGCGGTGAAGTCACCTATGATCAAAACGACCTGGTGGCCGGCTTGTTGGAACTGGAGTAACTTGCGGAGCGGAACCGCATGACCCAGGTGCAGGTCGGGTGCGGTCGGGTCCACGCCGAGTTTCACTCGGAGCGGAGTGCCCGATTCCAGGCGCGAGCGCAGTGCGTCCTGCGGTGCGATCTCAGCGGTCCCGCTGGTGAGTCGATGGTATTGCGATTCGGGTATACTCATCGTTCGGGTCGGACCCCTCCATGTTTGGCCTGTATGTTGCACGTCATACTAACATGTATGCAAAACCTGCCCGACGCCGATGTCTCATCTCGCTTATCGTCTTGGCGGATGCTGCCGATGACATCGTTGGCGCCCTTTACGCTCGGCAATAGATGGAACGATGAGCCCACAGAACAGAGACGACAACAGACGCAAGCGGGATGCTGGGGATCAACCCCGGCCTAGACCCCGTCCACGCCCGCGGCCGCGATCCGAGTCATCGGACGGTGGACGTCCAGGAAGCGAGGGCGCAAAGCCCCGCAAGCGGCCCCCTGTAAAGGGCGAGAGGCGCCCGCCAGCTCGGGGCGAGAGGCGCCCTTCTTCGGCGGGTAAGAGCAGGAAGCCCGTCGGCAAGAAGCGACCGAACCTCCGGCGGCGCAGGCGGAGGATCCGCACGCTGCTCCTAGCGCTGCTCGGCATCGTGTTGATCGCGTTGTTGGCAGGCGGCCTGGCGTTCGCTTCGATCATGCGCGATATGCCCGATCCGGGTGCTGACCCGCAGGGCAGGGACCAGACCTCTGTCATCTACGACCGTAACGGCGAGGTGCTTGCCAGTCTATTCGCCGAGCAGAATCGCACCGATGTCCCACTGGACGAGATGCCGCAGGATCTTGTCGATGCGGTCATAGCCACCGAGGATAAGCGCTTCTTCACCCATGAAGGAGTCGACCCGATTGGAATCATGCGAGCCCTCTGGGTCTCGCTGACGACCGACCGATTGCAGGGCGGTTCCACGATCACCCAACAGTATGTGAAGAACGCGTTCATCACGCCGGAACGGACGGTCCGACGCAAGGTGATGGAAGCCGTGCTTGCCTATCAGGTCGAGGATCGCTTCACCAAACGGGAGATTCTTGAGCTCTACCTGAACACGATCTACTTCGGACATGGGGCCTACGGCGTAGAGGCCGCCTCCCAGGCATTCTTCCGAAAGCCTGTGCAAGAGTTGACCCTAACCGAATCAGCGGTCATCGCTGGAGTGATCCGCTCCCCTGGACGCTTCTCGCCGTACCTGAACCCCGAAGACGCCGTGAACCGCCGCAACACCGTGCTCGGACTCATGCGAGATCAAGAGTTGATCACCGAAGAGGAGTACACAGCGGCCGAAGCGACACCCATCGAGACCGCTGGCCTGCCCGACAACGACGCCAAGGCGCCGTACTTCGTCGAGTTCATCAAAGCGCAGCTCATCGACCAGTTTGGCTCCGAGGTCGTCTTCCGTGGGGGCATCAGCATCCGAACCACTCTGGATCTGCGTCTCCAACGCGCGGCCGAGAAGGCGGTCCTCGACAACCTTGAGGACCCCGAAGGGCCTTCGGCAGCTCTGGTCGCCATCGATCCGAAGACCGGCGAGATACTCGCGATGGTCGGCGGGCGCGACTTCGCGTCGAAGCAGTTCAACGTCGCTGCTCAGGGAAGACGCCAACCCGGCTCGGCGTTCAAGACCTTCGTGCTGGCTGCAGCTCTTGCCGAAGGAGTCGGCACGGAGGATATGTTCGAATCGGGCCCGAGGGCCTTCCCTCTTCCCAACGGTGAGACCTGGGATGTCACGGGGGCCACTCCTGGCGGCCCCATGCGCCTACGCACCGCCATCGAGCGCTCGGTCAACTCCATCTTCAGTGAACTGATTCTCGATGTCGGCACCGACGAGGTCGTCCAGACTGCGAGGGCCATGGGGGTGACCACTGAGTTCGAGCACGTCCCCGCGATTGCCCTAGGCGGCATGGACCAGGGTGTCTCGCCGCTCGAGATGACTTCGGCGTACGCCACTCTGGCCTCCGGGGGAACCGCCTCCAACCCATTCGGACTTGCCGAAGTGACTGACGCAGCCGGTGAGGTCCTCTTCTCGGCTGAGCCGTCCCTGACGGTCGGCGCCATAGACCCAGCGGTCGCCTACCTTACAACCGACATGCTCAAAGGAGTTCTGACGCGCGGGACCGCCACGGCTGCGCGCATCGGGCGCCCGGCGGCGGGCAAGACAGGAACGACGCAGGAATACCGCGACGCGTGGTTCGTCGGCTACACGCCTCAGTTGTCCGCAGGTGTCTGGGTGGGCCATCCCGAGGCCGCACGCGAGCTCAAGGACGCAGCGGGGCGCAACATCACAGGCGGTTCCGTTCCATCGCGGATATGGGCTCAGTTCATGAAGGCTGCGCACGAACCCTGGCCAGTTGAAGATTTCCCGCGGCCGGAGGGTCTGACCCAGGTCAGCATATGCACTCAAAGTGGGCAGCGCGCGGGCGAGTGGTGTCCCGAGAGCTTCACAAGCCTCTTCCTAGAGCAAGGTCTGCCAGAACCATGCCCGACACACACTGGCCCGACCGAAGTCGAAATCCCTGACGTGATCGGGATGACGAAGCAAGAAGCGATTGCTGCCTTCAATCGACTGATGTTGCAGTTCAGGGTTGTCGAACAGGACGTCCGGGGTATTCCTGCCGGGGTGGTGTCGAGTCAGGACCCCGCCGGACGAAGTACCGGAACCACGGCGACTGTCGTCACCATCGTTGTCTCTGACGGTGGCGCTTCAGACAGGCCACCGCGCGCCGTTTTCAGCCTTCCTGCCGAGGCGACCGTGGGGCAGCGATTGGTCTTCGATGCCACAGGTTCGACGGACAACGGGACGATCACCTCGTACCAATGGGAGTTCGGTGACGGCAACAAGCTCTCAGGTCCGCGCGTTGAGTACGCCTACACTGCGCCCGGGACTTTCTCGGTCACGCTCTGGGTTACCGATGATCGAAACCAGACTTCGTCGGTGACTCGGCAGATTATCGTCAGGTGAGCCGACGAGGCCCGCTACTTGGGCCCATGCTTGCCGGGCGATGGACCGCAGATCACTTCACGCCGCGATAGAAAAGCCCGCTGGTGGAGTCCTGCGCTGCCCGCGGACGCGGTGCTTCGGGCGTCTTTGTGCGCGAGGAGATCGCCGATGCCATCAGGGCCTTCGTATGTGCGGTGATCTGCTGAGCGGCCTGTACGGTCTCCGTTGTGAAGTCCAGTCTGATCGCGTCGATTCCCATGTCGATGATCTCTCCCGTTGCCTTCGCCAGATCAAGTGGCACCGAATTCAGGATGTGGGTACGTCCACGCTCGTCGACGAACATTGGGAAGACGAAACCTTTCCTGTCGCGAAGGGTGTGCTCCCGTGCCCTCCTGGTGCATGTCGCACAGCGGCCGGAGCATGCGCCTAGTGCTGTCAGCACGCACGGCTCTGTCACCATGAGCTCTTGACGGCCGTAGAACGCCATCCCCACTGGGATGGATGCCCTCTGGGTGAGCGCCGCGAGCTGCCTTCCGGACAGCTCTGGGGACAGCCAGACGAAAGAAGCCCCTAGATCACGCAGCGCTTCCACCGTGAACGGATTCGTGACATTCAGGCTCCAATCGGCCTCCAGGAAGACATCGCTTCCTGAGAGCGCCTCCAGTCCGCCGAGGTCACCCACGCAAGCCCTCCCGAAGCCGCGAGCCATAGTGACGTACCCCTCGAGTTCGCCGTCGAGAGCGATCCTCGGCAGTTCAGGCACGATCGCCGGGCCGAGGACGTCTTCGGATGCAAGCGCGTCGATGGGCAGTATCGCTCTATGCGCGCCTGCACCCAGGCAAGCCTTCGCGACCGCTAAACTCGTACACCGGACGACGATCTCAGGAAGATCGCGTCGGCGAGCGTTCCGTGCGAGTGCGGGGACGTCAGGGTGTTTTGGTTCGCGTGCAAGCCACGGCTCGAGGATCGATCGCTCGAGGGCCTCGATCGCTTCCTTGCGCAAACGATGCAACGCCGAGTAACCCAGCCCTGCATCTGCCGAAAGCTGGATGTCCAGGGCTCCAATCCTGAAAGGCGTGCCTCCCAGCCTGCCCACGTGCTCACCGACCTCCTCGGCGGTTATGGGCTTGGTGCGTGCGCGCTCGACCAGCGCCCCCGTGGCCTGTGCGCTGTGACCGGCACGGCTGACCTCGATCTGAAGCTCCTCGCCGACGACGACTTTGACCGCGACATCGATCGCGAGACGCGGGGCGGCGTCCTTCGCAAATGTCCGCCTGGCGGCCTCATTGAGGGAAGCGTTAGCGACTCGGAAGACCCTGTCGCCGGTGCTGACGGAGCGGTGGGCTGCGATCTCAACAACAGCGGCCGAAGGCGCCGCCACGACATCCCGGCCGTCGAGCTTGAGCGGCGAGACCTTCTGCGCGTGCCGACCGGACTTGGTCCAGTACTCGACGATATCACCGCGATCGAGCCCGACCTCGAGCTTGATCCGCGCGGTGCCAGTTCC includes these proteins:
- the tyrS gene encoding tyrosine--tRNA ligase; the protein is MSIPESQYHRLTSGTAEIAPQDALRSRLESGTPLRVKLGVDPTAPDLHLGHAVPLRKLLQFQQAGHQVVLIIGDFTALIGDPSGRSTLRPPLSKEEVDAHAKTYLAQVFKVLDPELTEVRRNSEWLACLDFGDLLRLSSMFTVARILERDDFQKRYREGVGISLHELLYPLAQAYDSVVVKADVEIGGTDQLFNLLAGRELMERHGMRPQVCMTLPLLEGTDGVQKMSKSYGNYVGLTDEPADMFGKIMSIPDELMVKYYRLCSSIPAEEIDAIEEGLGAGELHPGQVKRRLARDIVEIYHGGSSGTEAEAAFDRVFKDHSIPEDVPEVVVELGEVVHLPALLKELGLVASNAEGRRMIDQGGVKVDGGALGSGSYDYPPGEVDGRVIQVGRRRFARPKRG
- a CDS encoding ABC transporter ATP-binding protein: MGQPDGRHLVLDGVTATRGSFVLGPIDIVLPFGKITAVVGANGAGKTTLARVLLGQIPMREGRIVLNDRPVLPSQMEWRATVGFLPDDPEELLAECTAEELWQLSIGAHVLCYPREARPEAKRKMLARAHELAEILHFQAPPSKPIAYFSLGMRKKTQLIAALATMPEIVLLDEPRNGLDPIGMAQTHRLLLDLAAEGKLVIVSTHDLSWAMKHSQQIIAISLGRVTLKSDTEDVIRKGGEDYLLELLR
- a CDS encoding DUF3656 domain-containing protein — its product is MNIPTRDLPELLAPAGGPDALRAAVHSGADAVYLGLDSLNARGGAENFSLETLAEATRFAHLHTKRVYLTLNVALFEIELQHALQMTADAWSAGVDAVIVQDLGLARLIHSQLPEVRMHASTQVGTHNSRTVEALAEMGFARVTLARELSLSRITGIVDSTAIEVEVFAHGALCVCYSGQCLMSSVIGGRSANRGYCAQPCRLPYEIIDAKGRSVAKEGPHLLSPKDLHTIHLLPELIATGVKSLKIEGRMKSPEYVALVTGVYRAALDRAWSDPEGYAASEAEEAILAEAFSRGFTSAYLTGERTAEMMSRARPNNRGVPIGRVVSTGTGTARIKLEVGLDRGDIVEYWTKSGRHAQKVSPLKLDGRDVVAAPSAAVVEIAAHRSVSTGDRVFRVANASLNEAARRTFAKDAAPRLAIDVAVKVVVGEELQIEVSRAGHSAQATGALVERARTKPITAEEVGEHVGRLGGTPFRIGALDIQLSADAGLGYSALHRLRKEAIEALERSILEPWLAREPKHPDVPALARNARRRDLPEIVVRCTSLAVAKACLGAGAHRAILPIDALASEDVLGPAIVPELPRIALDGELEGYVTMARGFGRACVGDLGGLEALSGSDVFLEADWSLNVTNPFTVEALRDLGASFVWLSPELSGRQLAALTQRASIPVGMAFYGRQELMVTEPCVLTALGACSGRCATCTRRAREHTLRDRKGFVFPMFVDERGRTHILNSVPLDLAKATGEIIDMGIDAIRLDFTTETVQAAQQITAHTKALMASAISSRTKTPEAPRPRAAQDSTSGLFYRGVK
- a CDS encoding PBP1A family penicillin-binding protein; the encoded protein is MSPQNRDDNRRKRDAGDQPRPRPRPRPRPRSESSDGGRPGSEGAKPRKRPPVKGERRPPARGERRPSSAGKSRKPVGKKRPNLRRRRRRIRTLLLALLGIVLIALLAGGLAFASIMRDMPDPGADPQGRDQTSVIYDRNGEVLASLFAEQNRTDVPLDEMPQDLVDAVIATEDKRFFTHEGVDPIGIMRALWVSLTTDRLQGGSTITQQYVKNAFITPERTVRRKVMEAVLAYQVEDRFTKREILELYLNTIYFGHGAYGVEAASQAFFRKPVQELTLTESAVIAGVIRSPGRFSPYLNPEDAVNRRNTVLGLMRDQELITEEEYTAAEATPIETAGLPDNDAKAPYFVEFIKAQLIDQFGSEVVFRGGISIRTTLDLRLQRAAEKAVLDNLEDPEGPSAALVAIDPKTGEILAMVGGRDFASKQFNVAAQGRRQPGSAFKTFVLAAALAEGVGTEDMFESGPRAFPLPNGETWDVTGATPGGPMRLRTAIERSVNSIFSELILDVGTDEVVQTARAMGVTTEFEHVPAIALGGMDQGVSPLEMTSAYATLASGGTASNPFGLAEVTDAAGEVLFSAEPSLTVGAIDPAVAYLTTDMLKGVLTRGTATAARIGRPAAGKTGTTQEYRDAWFVGYTPQLSAGVWVGHPEAARELKDAAGRNITGGSVPSRIWAQFMKAAHEPWPVEDFPRPEGLTQVSICTQSGQRAGEWCPESFTSLFLEQGLPEPCPTHTGPTEVEIPDVIGMTKQEAIAAFNRLMLQFRVVEQDVRGIPAGVVSSQDPAGRSTGTTATVVTIVVSDGGASDRPPRAVFSLPAEATVGQRLVFDATGSTDNGTITSYQWEFGDGNKLSGPRVEYAYTAPGTFSVTLWVTDDRNQTSSVTRQIIVR